Part of the Alphaproteobacteria bacterium genome is shown below.
GCGCCGGCACGCACGAGGTCAGCGACGGCATCAATCGTTCGACGGGATGTTTGATTGATCCTAAGCGACCCAACGGTGTCCCGAAGCCAGGTTGCGTACTCGGCCCCTTCGGTACCGCCCAGGATTTCCGTTAGGGCATCCCCACGTCTTAACACTTCGTCAAGGTCAAACGGCGTGCTTGGATCGAATGCGCCCTCGATCAGCTCAGCTTGGGCATCGAGGTTCCTTTGCGAACTCGCGCCGAGTTCGCGGCAGCGCTGGATTCCACTAAGAAGCAGACCTTTCCAGCCCGCAATAACCGAGTTGGTCGCGCCAAGCGATATACCCGTGCCTACAACGAGCAAGACGTTGGGACGCGGATCATCCAGCCGTTTGGCGAGCGGCTGTAGTTCTGAAGGTAAGTCGAGAACCGCCGCCCCCAAAGACTATTCATTGGCCACGTGACCTAGGCAAGACTAGATCGTGCATCGTCCATGTCAACAGATACACGCTCTTGTTGTATCGCTGCACTGCTGCCTACACCACCACCCGCTGCCCCACGACCTGTACCGCCAGCAGCTGCGCCAGCACCTCGACCCCGCGCTTCATGTCCTTCCGATCCGCGATGTTGCCCAGGCACAGGCGAACGGCGTGCGGCGCCTCGGCGCGGCCGCTGACGAAGGCGTCGGCCGGGGTGACGCGCACGCCCAGTGCTTCGGCCTCGGCGGCGAAGTCGCGGGCGCGCCAGGGCTCGGGCAGAGTCAGCCAGGCGTGGAAGCAGGCGGCCGGCAGGAACAGCTTGGCGCGGCGTGGGTCGTCGGCCGGCGGGCGTGATACTGATGCCGTTGGAGTTGAGACCGCGCCGCTGGAGAGGCGGGCGATCGGGGTACCGATTTCGACCAGCCGCAGCCCCTCACCCCGACCCTCTCCCCGCTTGCGGGGAGAGGGAGGTGAGACCGTGCCGACATCGACGCCGGCGTCGCCGAAGACCTGCAGCGCGATCTCCTGGCGCTTGCGGGCTTCCTCGCGCTTGCGGCGCAGCAGCTCGTCGAGCGTGCCGTCGGCGATCCAGCGCGCGGCGATCTCCGCCATCATCGGCGCCGCGGTCCAGCTCGCCGCCGCCATCGCCGCGCTCAGCCGTCCAAGCAGGCGCGGCGGGGCGTGCATGAAGCCGATGCGCAGGCCGGGCGCGCCCATCTTGCTCAAGCCCGCGAGATGGATGGTCTGCTCGGGCGCGAAGGCGGCCAAGGGCGGCGGCGCGTCGAGCGGGAAGTAGCCGTAGACGTCGTCCTCGACCGTCGGCAGATCGTACTGGCGGATGATCTCGGCGATGCGCCTCCGCCGCGCCTCGCTGATCGTGCGCCCCGTGGGGTTGTGCTGCGTCGGCACGACGTAGAAGGCGCGCGCGTCGCCGGTGCGGCAGGCGGCCTCGAGCGCCTCGGGCCGCGGGCCGTCGGCATCGCAGGCTACCGGCTTCAGCCGCAGCCGCATCAGCCGCGCCAGGGAAACGATGCCGGGATAGGTGAGGTCCTCGACCAGCACCGCGTCGCCCGGCGCCGCCAGCGCCGCGAGGGCGATCATCAGCGCGTGCTGCGTGCCGGCGGCGATCAGCACGCGCGACGGATCGAGCACCGGCCGCTCCGGCTTGGGCAGCATCTGGTAGCGGCGCGTCAGCAGGCTCGCGCCGGCGTCGCGGTGGCGCGGCACGCCCAGCCTGCCGGTGAATTCCAGAAGCGAGGCGATGTCGTTGCCGCCGGCGATGGCGCGCAGGGTCTCGCGCATCTTCTCGTCCTCGCCGGCCGGCGAGGGCCAGTTCATGGCGAGATCGATGACGTTGCTGGTCGGCGCGTCGGTGCGCGCGCGCGGGTCGCCCGTCGGGTTGGAGATCGAGCGCGGCGCCACCGGCTCGGGATAGGGCAGGGCCGGCGGGCGCACGAAGCTGCCGCGGCCGACCTCGCCATGGATCAGCCCGCGCCGCTCGGCCTCGGCATAGGCCCGCGTGATCGTGCCAACGGTGCAGCCCAGGTCCCAGGCGAGGTCGCGATGGGTCGGCAGGCGGGTGTGCGGCTCGAGCTTGCCGGAGGCGATGTCGGCGGCCAGCTGGTTGGCGATGGTCAAATAGAGCGGGGTGGTGGCGCCTTCGACCACCGGCTTCCAGCTCGGGCGCTGCTTGCGGATTGTCATGATGACAATGCTCCCTTTCAGGGCGCTGTGACCCAATGGCCGGGGTTTTATTCGATGGGACAAATGGTGACAATGCCCCGAACATGTGCGCACACAATCGGATTGTCTCTATCTTCACCCTGTCGTCCTGAGCGCAGCGAAGGACCCCGCGGTATCTCGTCCAAAGCGTGCTGCCGTGCCTGTCCGCACCACCGCGAGGTCCTTCGCTGTGCTCAGGACGACGGAGGGGCGGGAGCGGCCGGGACAGCGGCGGGCTTTCGCGCCTAGGATGCGCCGGCCATGGACGAGCCGTCCCGACCGCCCAATCCGACGCCGAGATCCCTGCTGCTGGGGCTGATCGGCGCGCCGATCGCCAGCTCGGCGGCGCCGCACATGCACCAGAGCGCCGGCGCGGCGCTGGGGCTGCGCACGCATTACCAGCTGATCGAGCGCGTGGGCGCGCATCGCGGCGATCTGCGCGCCATGCTCGAGGGCGTGCGGCTGCTGGGCTTCGCCGGCGTCAATGTCACCTTTCCCTACAAGGAGGCGGTGGTGACGCTGCTCGACGCGCTGGCGCCGGGCATCGCGGCTTTAGGCGCGGTCAATACTGTGGTGGTCGGCCGCGACCAGCGGCTCACCGGGCACAACACCGATTCGACCGGCTTCGCGCGCGCCCTGCGCGAGGTGATCGGCGCCGACCTCGGCGGGCCGGTGGCGCTGGTCGGCGCCGGCGGCGTCGGCCGCGCCATCGGCTTCGCGCTGGCGGGCATGACCGTGCCGCAGCTGCGCGTCTTCGATCGCGACAGGGCCAAGGCCGAGGCGCTGGTCGCGGCGCTCGGCGGCGGCGCGGTGCTCGCGGCGTCGGTCGACAAGGCGCTCGACGGCGCCGCCGGCGTGATCAACGCCACGCCGATCGGCATGCTGCCTGACACCGGCTGCCCGGTGCCCGTGGCGGCGCTCAAGCCCGCGATGTGGGTCGCCGACGTGGTCTACACGCCGCTGTGGACGCCGCTGTTGCTGGCGGCGCGCGAGCGCGGCTGCCGCGTGATGACCGGCCGCGAGCTCTGCGTCTTCCAGGCCTGCGACGCCTTCCAGCTGTTTACCGGGCTGGAGCCGCCGGTGAGCGTGATCGGCGAGGCCTTCGACCAGATCATGCGCCGCCGCGCCGGCGTGCGCGAGGTGTGAGCTCCCTTCCCCCGGAGGGGGAAGGTGGCGCGCGCAGCGCGATGGAAGGGGGATGCTTCAACGAAGTCGGTGTCCGTCTTCGGCATCCCCCTTCCGCCCTTCGGGCACCTTCCCCCTCCGGGGGAAGGAGGCTTCAATACGCCGCCTCCAGCAGCCTGAGCGCGTCGGCGACCTGCTCGTCGGCCGAGCGCATGCCGGCATTGGCGTTGAAGTTCTTCACTGTCTCGGCGGCGATGTTCTTCAAATCGTCGCGCGGGATCTCGAGCTGGCGCAGGCTGGTCGGCATGCCCATGCGCGCGTAGAGCGCCTCGAGCCAGTCGGCGACGGCGAGCGCGGCCTGCCTGCCGTCCATGCCCTCGCGCCACACGCCGACCGCCTGCGCGACCTGGCGCGCCTGGGGCAGCGGGATCGAATCGGACAGGCGGATGCGCGCGGCCTGCACGACGCAGGTCGACTCGCCCTGGCCGACATGCGGATAGCGCACGTGCAGCGCGGTCGAGACCGCGTAATTGCCGGAGAAGGTGCCGCCGCGGAAACGGCGCAGCCCGTCATCCTCGGCGCGGTTCTGCAGGAAGGCGGCGATGCACAGATCGATGCGCGGCTGCGCGGTCGCGGGCTGCTCGGCGAGCTTC
Proteins encoded:
- a CDS encoding PLP-dependent aminotransferase family protein; this translates as MTIRKQRPSWKPVVEGATTPLYLTIANQLAADIASGKLEPHTRLPTHRDLAWDLGCTVGTITRAYAEAERRGLIHGEVGRGSFVRPPALPYPEPVAPRSISNPTGDPRARTDAPTSNVIDLAMNWPSPAGEDEKMRETLRAIAGGNDIASLLEFTGRLGVPRHRDAGASLLTRRYQMLPKPERPVLDPSRVLIAAGTQHALMIALAALAAPGDAVLVEDLTYPGIVSLARLMRLRLKPVACDADGPRPEALEAACRTGDARAFYVVPTQHNPTGRTISEARRRRIAEIIRQYDLPTVEDDVYGYFPLDAPPPLAAFAPEQTIHLAGLSKMGAPGLRIGFMHAPPRLLGRLSAAMAAASWTAAPMMAEIAARWIADGTLDELLRRKREEARKRQEIALQVFGDAGVDVGTVSPPSPRKRGEGRGEGLRLVEIGTPIARLSSGAVSTPTASVSRPPADDPRRAKLFLPAACFHAWLTLPEPWRARDFAAEAEALGVRVTPADAFVSGRAEAPHAVRLCLGNIADRKDMKRGVEVLAQLLAVQVVGQRVVV
- a CDS encoding shikimate dehydrogenase, coding for MDEPSRPPNPTPRSLLLGLIGAPIASSAAPHMHQSAGAALGLRTHYQLIERVGAHRGDLRAMLEGVRLLGFAGVNVTFPYKEAVVTLLDALAPGIAALGAVNTVVVGRDQRLTGHNTDSTGFARALREVIGADLGGPVALVGAGGVGRAIGFALAGMTVPQLRVFDRDRAKAEALVAALGGGAVLAASVDKALDGAAGVINATPIGMLPDTGCPVPVAALKPAMWVADVVYTPLWTPLLLAARERGCRVMTGRELCVFQACDAFQLFTGLEPPVSVIGEAFDQIMRRRAGVREV